In the genome of Mesorhizobium sp. 113-3-3, the window CCTTGGGGGGCCGGCTTCCGATACCTCACTGGGGGTTGTTCCAGAGGATGACCTTCTTGTTCTCCTCGCCGCCGGGGGCTGGGGCGACGTTGCCGAAGATCACGCCGATCTCGGGCGCCTCGAGCTTGACGGAGAGGTACTCTTCGCCAGACCGCTGCGAGCGGCGATACCAGCCCGCGCCGATCTCGAAGCCGGTGCGCTTGTTGAGGATGCGGTAGTCGGGCGCGTCCTCGCTGGCCTTGGAGTTCGGCACGAGGGCGATCGGAGCGTTGATCCGGAGCGTGGCGAAGACGCCTTCCATTGAGCCGTCGGACTTGGTGGTGAGGTTAGCGATCGTGGTAGCCATGGTGATGTCTCCTTTTCGGTTGCATCGGAAACCATTCCCGATGGCGTCGAAGGAGAGGGCCGTCCTGCTGCGGTCATCTCGGCGCAAATTCTGGAAAATTCTATTTTCGAAAGAACGCGGGCAGGCCCTTCGCCTGCCCGCAAACCAAAGAACAGAAATCGAATTTTCCTGAATTTGCGCCGAGAGTACCCCGCAAGGGGTTGACCGCGGTAAGCAGGCGGTCCTCTACAAAGGCGACATGAAAAGGGATTGGTTCGCGTTGCAGCCGAAGCCGGGGCGATTACCGCTGGCCGCTCCGATCGCGCCCCAGCAGCTCCCGCCGGCGATCGCTGGGATGGTTTGGCCGCTCCCAATCGTCGCCCCTGCACCGCCGTTCCGGTAGCTGCCCCATCCAGCGAGGAAGCGCGTGGGCTTGCGCAGCCTCCGCAAGCCGACGACACCCGTCGATCATAGCTATGGTTTTGCAGGTCGCAGCGGTCCGGCGATGAGGCCACTTCGCCGAGTGTGGCGTTCGCCTGCGCGAGCTTTCGCTCTGTCGCGCGGGCCGCCGATAGAGGAGACGATGATGTCGAACTCCTCGGGGGCGACCCGCAAATGAGCGGAGGTGCCGACACAGCAAGCGGCCGGTAGCCCCTGCCGCAATCGGCTGCCAAACAGGCGTACGGACATTGTCGCCGACCGGCCATTGGAACGTGCCGTCATTGGCTGCGATCCGACGGGCGGTGTCACTAACCGCATGCGGTACCGCATGCGGTTAGTGCACCCAGCCAATTGCGTGGGAACTGCAGGCTCATCCCGGCGTCATCGCGCGCCGCTCATCCGGCGTCATGCACGCTGCAAGGACATCCCGGATGTCCGGGTCGGCGCGTGACAGCATGGTTCGCCAGTCGACGACGTTGCGGGTGGTCGCCATCAACCCATTGGCGACATCGTAGGTGACGCAGGGCTTTTCGGCCATTGCAAGCCGCAGCACGTTGAGGACGGTGCCAGGGCTCGTCCCGTTCCAGATCATCAGACCGTAGTCGGCGCGTCGGACCATTTCGCGATCCTTCTGCGCCTCCGCTTCGAACCCATGTGTGTCGGGCAGCGGCGGAACGTTGTAGACGGCCCAATCCCCGAGATTGTTGCGCGGTTTACTCCCGGTGCAAAAGACGCCGACATGCTCGTAGCCATGCCCGCCGAGCAAAGCCTGCACTTCCGTGTCGGCGCCGGGTGCATCGCCGACGAGAACGCCGTGTTCGGCTGCCATGATCGAGGCGATCCGCCCGACTATCGCGTCGGGCAGTTCGACGATGTCGCGTGAGCCGCCAATAAAAATCATCGCCATGGTGTCTCTCTTTCTCTCTAGCAGCCCCGCCCCGCTCCAGCCCCCTCTCCCTCGCGCGACTCGCGTGCCACGCGATCAATCCTTGAAAAGCCGCGCGTCAACTGTCATATTGAAAAGAGACAAGTGACGTATTGAGGTAATGCCATGGTGATCGCGGCCGAGAACATAGCCCCACACAGAGGTGTCGGCGACCTGCAGAAAGTGGCGGACCTGTTGGGCGGCGCCCGCGTCCTGTCGCGACGCGTGACCAGCGCGCTCGATGCTCATGAGCTGCTTTTGAATGGGTTGCCGACCTCGGCGCTGGATTATCTCGTCGGGCGTCTGGTGTTCATTCATAAGGCCGAGTCGCTCGAAAAGGCCGTGGGCATGAGCGTACGCACCTATCAGCGGCGCAAGGATACACCGTCGAAGCCGCTCAGCCAGGAGCAGAGTGGGCGGACGTGGAAGTTTGCCGAGATCCTGGCCAAGGCAACGGATGTGCTGGGATCGCAGGCCGAGGCGGAGCAGTGGCTTGAGCGCGCGGCGATCGGTCTGGACCAGCGGCGGCCGATCGATCTCCTGGCGACGCCGGCGGGCGTCGAGCTTGTCGAGGATTACCTCGAAAGGCTCGAATACGGCGTCTATGCATGACGCCGCTGCCGGCGGCGCTCGGCGGTACAGAGTTTCTCGTCTGGCGCCTCGATCAGGCCCGCTTTGCGCCAACCTGGGACAGCGGTGAGGGTGCGTATCGGGTCGGCGGGCGGTGGAACAGCAAGGGCGTGCGTGCCGTCTATTGTTCCATCGATCCCTCGACCGCGATTCTCGAAGTGGCGGTCCATAAGGGCTTCAGAACGCTCGACATAGTCCCGCATGTGATGACGGCTGCCGTCATAACCGACGCAACAGATGTCCATGTCGTGGATCCTGGCGCGGTTCCCAACCCCAACTGGCTGCGTCCGGGCATTCCCAGTGCCGGGCAGCAAGCGTTCGGCGACGACCTTCTGCGGCGTCATCGCTTCGTGGCGATTCCCAGTGCTGTTTCCTCGCATAGCTGGAATCTCGTCTTCGTCGCCAGTGTCGCTGCGGACGCTTATGCGCTGAAGCTCCAGGAGCTTTTTGCGCTCGATACGCGCCTGCATCCACCGGCAACACCATGATGGCGACGTGCATAGATTGAGGAACGGTGACGGCGCTTACCAGACCGCGTCGAAACGCCATGCGGATTTTCCGCATGGCGTCCTCGTGTAGTCGACTGCCCGCGCTGGCTTGACCCATTTCAGCCTGTCCTGTTCACATGCGGCATGTTTAAGACCATCAACGCAGTCCTGATTCACGTTTCGCTGGATGAGATCCAGCCGAAAATCTGGCGTCGACTTGTTTTGCCGTCAGGCTGGACTCTTGAACAGCTCCACCTTGCCATTCAGGCGGCCTTCAACTGGTGGAACTATCATTTGCACGAGTTCAACATCGGTGGCCTGCGCTATGGCGATGTCGAGCTCCTGACGGAGGATGCCGCTGAAGACGACCCCCGCGTCTTTGATTGTCAAGAGGTTCGCCTCCGCGACTTCGGGCGGGGAGCCCTGTTCAAATACATCTATGACTTCGGTGATAACTGGTCTCACACAGTCGCGATCGAGGAACTCGTTGCCCTTGACGTCGCGCCCAAGCACGGGACCTGCATCGATGGAGCGCGCGCCAGGCCGCCCGAAGATGTTGGCGGTATCCCCGGTTATGAGCGCTTCCTGGAAATCATGTCGGACAAGACAGACCCTGAACACGCCGACACCAAGCGGTGGTGTGGAGGATATTTCGATCGGGACTGGTTCGACCTGGCTGTGGTGGACAAGGATGTGCGCAATGCACTGCGCCCGAATGTTAGGCGTCGGCTGCATCAGCCAAAGCCAAAGCGTAGCGGACCGACAACTGCTTAAATCAACAGGCGACGATTTGACCGCCATGATCGAACGGGCGTCGACAGCATCGGCTCGTTCGGCGCAGATCGGCCGATAGCATCACGGGCTTTTGCCCGAGCGTAAGAACAACGCCCATGCAATCCCCTGTCTGCAGCTTCACGGTCGAAATCAGGCTCGTGGGCGAATCCAAGTCCTCGATATTGTCCGGTGTTTCGCTCCAGGGGGCAAGAAGGGCCGAACGAGGACAAGCGGGAGTCCGAATGGGGTTGCAAAAACATGATGAACATAAGCCTGCGCCGAGCGGCAGGACCCTCCCCGATCTGTCGTCGAATGCAAACGCAGCAGGCGAGCACGACATTCTGAAACGCGGCAACGAGACATAACTCCCGGCATTTCGATCGCCGGGAGCTTGCTCGCAATAGCACCCGTGGGGTCACTGTCACGCGCCGCCATCTCCGAAGCGCCAGACCGGGATGCCGAGGCGGCGGGCCTTGTCGGCGAGATTGCCGGTGATGCCGGAACCGGGGAAGACGATCAGGCCGGACGGCATGACCGACAGCATCTCGTCGTTCCGGCGGAACGGGGCTGCCTTGGCGTGGCGGGTCCAGTTCGGCTTGAAGGCGATCTGCGTCACCTTGCGGCTTTCGGCCCAGCACGCCGCGATCCGCTCGGCACCTCGCGGCGATCCGCCGTGCAGGAGCACCATATCGGGGAACCTGGCGCGGGCCCGGTCGAGCGCATCCCAGATCAGCTCGTGATCGTTGAAGTCCATGCCGCCGGAGAAGGCGATCTTGGTGCCAGCCGGGATCAGCACCTCGGTCTCGGCCCGGCGGCGCGCCGAGAGGAAGTCGCGGCTGTCGATCATGGCGGCGGTCAGGTTGGCGTGGTTGACCTTCGAGCCGGTGCGCGGTCGCCAGATCGAGCCGGTCTGCGCCTCGAACAGGTCGGCCGCGAAGTCGCGCATGAACTCCAAGGCGTTGCGGCGCTCAAGAAGCGTAATGCCCTCGGCCACGTGGCGCTCCAGCTCGACCGACTTGACCTCGGTGCCGTCCTGTTCGCGCTGTCCGCTGCGCTGCGCATCCTCGTTGCGCTGCAGGTCCCGCTGGATGCGGTCGCCGGCGCGGTGGAAGAGATTGACGGTCGACCAGAGCAGGTCTTCCAGGTCGGGCTCCAGCCGTGTGTCGCCGAGCATTTCGGCGAAGGCGTCGAAGATGGCCGTGAGCGCAGACTGGACAGCCGGCTCCTCGGGCAACGGCCGCGGATCGGGTTCGTCCTGGAAGGGGCGATGGCCGTAGAGCTGCATCTCGAAGATGTAGCGGGCGGTCGGCGAGGACGCGTGGGGAGGCTC includes:
- a CDS encoding DUF736 domain-containing protein, which produces MATTIANLTTKSDGSMEGVFATLRINAPIALVPNSKASEDAPDYRILNKRTGFEIGAGWYRRSQRSGEEYLSVKLEAPEIGVIFGNVAPAPGGEENKKVILWNNPQ
- the parS gene encoding type II RES/Xre toxin-antitoxin system antitoxin, whose product is MVIAAENIAPHRGVGDLQKVADLLGGARVLSRRVTSALDAHELLLNGLPTSALDYLVGRLVFIHKAESLEKAVGMSVRTYQRRKDTPSKPLSQEQSGRTWKFAEILAKATDVLGSQAEAEQWLERAAIGLDQRRPIDLLATPAGVELVEDYLERLEYGVYA
- a CDS encoding RES family NAD+ phosphorylase; translation: MTPLPAALGGTEFLVWRLDQARFAPTWDSGEGAYRVGGRWNSKGVRAVYCSIDPSTAILEVAVHKGFRTLDIVPHVMTAAVITDATDVHVVDPGAVPNPNWLRPGIPSAGQQAFGDDLLRRHRFVAIPSAVSSHSWNLVFVASVAADAYALKLQELFALDTRLHPPATP
- a CDS encoding plasmid pRiA4b ORF-3 family protein encodes the protein MFKTINAVLIHVSLDEIQPKIWRRLVLPSGWTLEQLHLAIQAAFNWWNYHLHEFNIGGLRYGDVELLTEDAAEDDPRVFDCQEVRLRDFGRGALFKYIYDFGDNWSHTVAIEELVALDVAPKHGTCIDGARARPPEDVGGIPGYERFLEIMSDKTDPEHADTKRWCGGYFDRDWFDLAVVDKDVRNALRPNVRRRLHQPKPKRSGPTTA
- a CDS encoding DUF2493 domain-containing protein, with amino-acid sequence MNLTLPLDDSYEPPHASSPTARYIFEMQLYGHRPFQDEPDPRPLPEEPAVQSALTAIFDAFAEMLGDTRLEPDLEDLLWSTVNLFHRAGDRIQRDLQRNEDAQRSGQREQDGTEVKSVELERHVAEGITLLERRNALEFMRDFAADLFEAQTGSIWRPRTGSKVNHANLTAAMIDSRDFLSARRRAETEVLIPAGTKIAFSGGMDFNDHELIWDALDRARARFPDMVLLHGGSPRGAERIAACWAESRKVTQIAFKPNWTRHAKAAPFRRNDEMLSVMPSGLIVFPGSGITGNLADKARRLGIPVWRFGDGGA